The genome window AGCCGTGACAGTCGCCTTGGCCTCCCGTGGACTGCTCCTCCTGGCCGATGTGGTCCTGGCCGCGATCAGCGCCGTGTCAGCACGCTCGTCTGATCGGGATAGGGCAACGTCGGAGTGAGACCGCGGAAACGCTCCTCCCGCAACCCCGAGGCTGCGATGGCCCGGCGGTAGCGCGTGCGACGGCTGTTGTCGAAGACGATCAGTCCCCCATCGGCCAGCCGAACGGCGGAGTGGGCGAGGCAGGCCTCGCGCGCCCGGCCGTCGATCACGATCAGGTCGAACTCGCCCGGCACCTCATCGATCGAGGCGACGTAGTCGGCGAAGTCCTGGCCGGCGTGACCCTCCTTCTCGGAACCGACAACGGGCTTGTCCGACGCGACCGGCTCGACGATCCGCAGCGTCACGTTTCCCAGCGAGGAGACCTCGGCGGTCATCATCTCCCCGAA of Nocardioides sp. Kera G14 contains these proteins:
- a CDS encoding class I SAM-dependent methyltransferase produces the protein MSTSGHSPLSLAKQAYAHSMKAIGRGMVKTGVAAETVPPISDRWAHWRHSLTKVYDSVAMAKLDVPWWTYDAIQSVDGWLAARKRPIRVFEYGSGASTIWLSRRADQIHSVEHHRGFGEMMTAEVSSLGNVTLRIVEPVASDKPVVGSEKEGHAGQDFADYVASIDEVPGEFDLIVIDGRAREACLAHSAVRLADGGLIVFDNSRRTRYRRAIAASGLREERFRGLTPTLPYPDQTSVLTRR